A genomic region of Leptolyngbya sp. NIES-2104 contains the following coding sequences:
- a CDS encoding manganese catalase family protein, with translation MFLHKKRLQYFTPPTKPDPIFAKRLQELIGGSMGEMTVMMQYLFQGWNCRGPAKYRDMLLDIGTEEIGHVEMLATMVAHLLDKAPVQMQEKGAEDPVVGAVMGGTNPRDVIFAAMNPQHEIVSGGGAMPADSVGFPWNGRFIVASGNLLADFRSNLHAESQGLIQAVRAYEMTDDPGVRDHLSFMIARDTMHQNQWLAAIEQLKDDGFEETVTPKIAYEYGKKEYAYQFWNNSEGEDSAEGRWAKGPSMDGKGEFEYIANPEAIGPLPNLPQPDPRLHGTAASPAMAKTSDNPIKNVVDGVKDAVNDLTKG, from the coding sequence ATGTTTTTACACAAGAAGCGTTTACAGTACTTTACTCCTCCAACTAAGCCCGATCCAATTTTTGCAAAACGACTGCAAGAATTAATCGGCGGCTCGATGGGCGAAATGACCGTGATGATGCAGTACTTATTCCAAGGCTGGAACTGTCGCGGTCCGGCAAAATATCGCGATATGCTGCTCGACATTGGGACTGAAGAAATCGGTCACGTTGAAATGTTGGCAACGATGGTCGCCCATCTTCTGGACAAAGCACCTGTTCAAATGCAGGAAAAAGGTGCAGAAGATCCGGTGGTCGGTGCGGTCATGGGTGGAACCAATCCTAGAGACGTGATTTTCGCTGCGATGAACCCGCAGCACGAAATCGTATCGGGTGGCGGTGCAATGCCTGCGGATAGCGTCGGATTTCCTTGGAACGGTCGCTTTATCGTGGCAAGCGGTAACTTGCTGGCAGACTTCCGTTCTAACCTGCACGCGGAATCTCAAGGTTTGATCCAGGCAGTTCGCGCTTATGAAATGACCGATGATCCCGGTGTGAGAGATCACCTAAGCTTTATGATTGCTCGTGATACGATGCACCAAAATCAGTGGTTAGCCGCGATCGAACAACTCAAGGATGACGGATTTGAAGAAACCGTTACGCCGAAGATTGCCTACGAATACGGTAAGAAAGAGTACGCTTACCAATTCTGGAACAACTCTGAAGGCGAGGACAGCGCTGAAGGTCGTTGGGCAAAAGGACCTTCGATGGACGGTAAAGGCGAGTTCGAGTACATCGCGAATCCTGAAGCGATTGGTCCCCTTCCGAATCTGCCGCAGCCTGATCCGCGTCTACATGGCACGGCAGCAAGTCCGGCAATGGCGAAAACTAGCGACAACCCGATCAAGAACGTTGTGGATGGCGTGAAGGATGCCGTGAACGACTTGACCAAAGGCTAA
- a CDS encoding aromatic ring-hydroxylating dioxygenase subunit alpha — protein MLELATTLQGQTIQNRVREVGINPNHWYAVSWAHDLKPQKILPIRIWHQSIALYRDSKNQIQAVENVCPHKGVAMDKGKVQGDAIVCGYHGWEFNGQGDCVGIPYWSEGQKLPCAKLRSYPVQEKYGLIWLFPGDRNFAEVNSIPDIPEYDDPRCFMVPIGAEFKAHFSICNENTMDVFHGYLHQNLQGWFDPVLIKLRETEDSVAAEYRVSYKGILTKFLGLSESGGMTTKTISVDYQYPNYVNKLEGISALYLMRLPISETESRSFAMLFLRLPIPVWLLNSLRRPLQPLVLHLLFLPFLHQDIEMIESEQENYLKNPQRRYVEVNPAIIAVQRLIVKQFDRYQQTLQHPELRDRERSASIG, from the coding sequence ATGCTCGAATTGGCGACTACTCTACAAGGTCAAACGATTCAAAATCGAGTGCGCGAAGTTGGAATCAATCCCAATCACTGGTATGCCGTTTCTTGGGCGCACGATCTAAAACCCCAAAAAATTCTGCCGATTCGCATCTGGCATCAATCCATTGCTCTCTATCGCGATTCTAAAAATCAAATTCAAGCTGTCGAAAATGTTTGCCCCCATAAGGGTGTCGCGATGGATAAGGGCAAAGTTCAAGGAGATGCGATCGTCTGTGGTTATCACGGCTGGGAATTCAACGGACAAGGAGACTGTGTGGGAATTCCTTACTGGAGTGAAGGACAGAAACTTCCTTGTGCCAAACTGCGGAGCTATCCGGTTCAGGAGAAGTATGGATTGATCTGGCTATTTCCTGGCGATCGCAATTTTGCTGAGGTGAATTCAATTCCTGACATTCCCGAATACGATGATCCACGCTGTTTTATGGTTCCGATCGGGGCGGAGTTCAAAGCTCATTTCTCGATTTGCAATGAAAACACAATGGATGTGTTTCACGGCTATTTGCATCAAAATCTTCAAGGTTGGTTTGATCCAGTTTTGATCAAACTGCGAGAAACAGAAGATTCAGTCGCTGCAGAATATCGAGTGTCTTACAAAGGCATTTTGACGAAGTTCCTCGGACTGAGTGAATCGGGCGGGATGACGACAAAAACGATCTCAGTCGATTATCAATATCCGAACTACGTCAATAAGCTAGAAGGGATATCAGCACTGTATTTGATGCGATTGCCCATCTCTGAAACGGAAAGTCGATCGTTTGCAATGTTATTCTTGCGACTTCCGATTCCGGTTTGGTTACTCAATTCGCTGCGCCGCCCTTTGCAGCCTCTCGTCTTACATTTACTTTTCTTGCCGTTCCTGCATCAAGACATTGAAATGATCGAAAGTGAGCAAGAAAACTATCTGAAGAATCCACAGCGGCGATACGTTGAAGTGAATCCGGCGATTATTGCGGTGCAGCGGTTAATTGTCAAACAGTTCGATCGCTATCAACAAACGCTTCAACATCCAGAATTGCGCGATCGAGAACGGTCAGCTTCGATCGGATAA
- a CDS encoding Tab2/Atab2 family RNA-binding protein produces the protein MATIWELDYYSRPILDEQNKKIWEVVICESPTTVEVQPETLFRFSKYCPSTEVNSGWLKDAIESAISEAPNPPDKIRFFRQAMNNMITTACKGLDVPAVLSRRTFALSAWLQDRAQNVYPQEPGYQPSLNPSVVFPVLPPQVLPEALEGQKWTFATLPLEALQEMGEWSIDFGEAFPLSLTELEPDAPVPGLIIFSKRATAMAAWMSGLEIAAVKYDLALPNRLLLETGVNDRWFLTTLDKKAIPETQQFEEAKTRSNQVHFLAIQESPEVEAFAGFWLMRDMPF, from the coding sequence ATGGCAACGATTTGGGAACTCGATTATTATTCGCGTCCGATTCTAGATGAGCAAAATAAAAAGATTTGGGAAGTCGTGATTTGCGAAAGTCCAACGACTGTAGAGGTTCAGCCAGAAACATTATTTCGATTTTCTAAATATTGTCCGAGTACTGAAGTCAATTCAGGCTGGTTAAAAGATGCGATCGAGTCCGCGATTTCTGAGGCTCCGAATCCGCCCGATAAGATTCGCTTCTTTCGCCAGGCAATGAACAACATGATTACGACCGCTTGCAAAGGTTTAGACGTGCCTGCTGTCCTCAGTCGTCGAACCTTTGCGCTCAGTGCTTGGCTACAAGACCGCGCCCAAAATGTGTACCCGCAAGAACCGGGATATCAGCCTTCGCTCAATCCTTCGGTCGTCTTTCCAGTGTTGCCGCCGCAAGTTCTACCCGAAGCGTTAGAGGGGCAAAAATGGACGTTTGCGACTTTGCCGCTAGAGGCACTTCAGGAAATGGGCGAATGGTCGATCGACTTCGGGGAAGCGTTCCCGTTAAGTTTGACCGAGCTTGAACCCGATGCGCCTGTTCCAGGGTTAATCATCTTCTCAAAGCGGGCGACCGCAATGGCGGCTTGGATGTCAGGATTAGAGATTGCTGCGGTGAAGTATGATCTGGCGTTACCGAATCGATTGCTGCTAGAAACAGGAGTCAACGATCGATGGTTTCTCACGACGCTCGATAAAAAAGCAATTCCAGAAACACAACAGTTTGAAGAGGCAAAAACGCGATCGAATCAGGTGCATTTTCTAGCGATTCAAGAAAGCCCAGAGGTAGAGGCGTTTGCGGGTTTTTGGTTAATGCGAGATATGCCGTTCTAA
- a CDS encoding ferredoxin family protein — protein MSHTIVTNTCEGVADCVDACPVACIHEGPGKNTKGTDWYWIDFSTCIDCGICLQVCPVEGAIVPEERPELQSTPT, from the coding sequence GTGTCTCATACGATCGTTACGAATACCTGTGAAGGAGTCGCGGACTGCGTGGATGCCTGTCCGGTCGCCTGCATTCACGAAGGTCCTGGAAAAAACACCAAAGGAACGGATTGGTACTGGATTGATTTTTCGACCTGTATCGATTGCGGCATTTGTCTGCAAGTGTGTCCGGTCGAAGGCGCGATCGTTCCCGAAGAGCGCCCTGAATTGCAATCTACTCCGACGTGA